In a genomic window of Erigeron canadensis isolate Cc75 chromosome 5, C_canadensis_v1, whole genome shotgun sequence:
- the LOC122599417 gene encoding FGGY carbohydrate kinase domain-containing protein isoform X2, with protein sequence MTTTIATLSSPSVSVPRRSVFLGVDVGTGSARAGLFDEAGKLLGTASSPIQIWKEGDCVEQSSTDIWLAICTAVKRALSLSDVAGEQVTGMGFAATCSLVAVDSEGQPVSVSWSGDTRRNVIVWMDHRAVKQAERINSCNSPVLQYCGGSISPEMQPPKLLWVKENLQESWSMTWRWMDLSDWLSYRATGDDTRSMCTTVCKWTYLGHAHMQHIDENSSRDMEACGWDDDFWEEIGLRDLVDGHHSKIGRSVAFPGHSLGNGLSSDAAKELGLPTGTPVGTSLIDAHAGGVGVMESVPDSKTNESDDDDDAICRRMVLVCGTSTCHMAVSRSKLFIPGVWGPFWSAMVPEYWLTEGGQSATGALLDYIVDNHAASSHLANRAASQNISLFQMLNDLLAQMMRDMDSPFIAALTADLHILPDFHGNRSPIADPNAKGMICGLNLDTSERQLALQYYATVQGLAYGTRHIIEHCNEHGHKIDTLLASGGLSKNALFIQEHADIVGQKGRHGKLN encoded by the exons ATGACGACGACCATCGCCACCCTGTCTTCTCCTTCTGTTTCTGTACCTCGTCGTTCTGTCTTCCTTGGTGTCGATGTCGGCACCGGCAGCGCTCGCGCAG GCCTTTTTGATGAGGCTGGAAAACTTCTGGGTACTGCTAGCAGCCCGATACAAATTTGGAAAGAAGGCGATTGTGTTGAG CAATCTTCAACTGATATTTGGCTTGCGATCTGCACTGCTGTTAAAAGAGCTTTATCTCTTTCTGACGTTGCTGGCGAACAAGTAACTGGGATGGGTTTTGCAGCTACATGTTCTCTTG TTGCTGTGGATTCCGAAGGTCAACCCGTGTCAGTATCCTGGAGTGGTGATACTAGAAGAAATGTGATAGTATGGATGGACCATAGAGCGGTAAAGCAAGCTGAGAGAATAAATTCCTGCAATTCACCTGTGTTACAGTACTGTGGTGGTTCGATTTCTCCTGAGATGCAGCCACCTAAG cTATTGTGGGTGAAAGAGAATTTACAAGAATCTTGGTCAATGACGTGGAGGTGGATGGATTTGAGTGATTGGTTGTCATACAG AGCAACAGGAGATGATACCCGCAGTATGTGCACAACAGTTTGCAAATGGACATATCTGGGTCATGCACACATGCAGCACATTGATGAGAATAGCTCCCGAGACATGGAAGCCTGTGGATGGGATGATGACTTTTGGGAAGAGATTGGTCTTCGTGACCTTGTGGATGGGCATCATTCCAAAATAG GAAGAAGTGTAGCTTTCCCTGGTCATTCCCTCGGCAACGGTCTGAGCTCTGATGCTGCAAAG GAATTGGGTCTTCCTACAGGAACCCCAGTAGGAACATCGCTGATTGATGCTCATGCTGGTGGCGTTGGAGTGATGGAAAGTGTGCCCGACTCTAAAACTAATG aatctgatgatgatgatgatgctatATGCCGGCGTATGGTGCTGGTATGTGGAACATCCACCTGTCATATGGCTGTTTCAAggagcaagttgtttatcccaGGTGTTTGGGGACCATTTTGGTCAG cGATGGTTCCTGAGTATTGGCTAACTGAAGGAGGCCAAAGTGCTACTGGTGCACTATTAGACTATATAGTTGATAATCATGCTGCGTCTTCACATCTGGCGAACCGTGCTGCTTCCCAGA ATATTTCTCTGTTTCAAATGTTGAACGACCTACTAGCACAAATGATGCGTGACATGGATTCTCCATTTATTGCTGCTTTAACGGCTGATCTACATATCCTTCCTGATTTCCACGGTAACAG ATCTCCTATTGCTGACCCAAATGCAAAAGGAATGATTTGCGGTTTAAATCTTGATACAAGTGAAAGACAGTTGGCTCTTCAATACTATGCTACTGTACAGGGCCTTGCATATGGTACACGTCATATCATAGAGCATTGCAATGAGCACGGACACAAA ATTGATACACTGCTAGCTTCTGGTGGACTTTCAAAGAATGCGTTGTTCATTCAAGAACATGCCGATATCGTtg GTCAAAAGGGCAGACATGGAAAACTTAATTGA
- the LOC122599417 gene encoding FGGY carbohydrate kinase domain-containing protein isoform X3, whose translation MDHRAVKQAERINSCNSPVLQYCGGSISPEMQPPKLLWVKENLQESWSMTWRWMDLSDWLSYRATGDDTRSMCTTVCKWTYLGHAHMQHIDENSSRDMEACGWDDDFWEEIGLRDLVDGHHSKIGRSVAFPGHSLGNGLSSDAAKELGLPTGTPVGTSLIDAHAGGVGVMESVPDSKTNESDDDDDAICRRMVLVCGTSTCHMAVSRSKLFIPGVWGPFWSAMVPEYWLTEGGQSATGALLDYIVDNHAASSHLANRAASQNISLFQMLNDLLAQMMRDMDSPFIAALTADLHILPDFHGNRSPIADPNAKGMICGLNLDTSERQLALQYYATVQGLAYGTRHIIEHCNEHGHKIDTLLASGGLSKNALFIQEHADIVGCPIILPRESESVLLGAAILGAVAAKKYSGLRGAMKALNAAGQVIHPSEDPRVKKYHDAKYRIFKQLYEQQLSQRSIMAEALS comes from the exons ATGGACCATAGAGCGGTAAAGCAAGCTGAGAGAATAAATTCCTGCAATTCACCTGTGTTACAGTACTGTGGTGGTTCGATTTCTCCTGAGATGCAGCCACCTAAG cTATTGTGGGTGAAAGAGAATTTACAAGAATCTTGGTCAATGACGTGGAGGTGGATGGATTTGAGTGATTGGTTGTCATACAG AGCAACAGGAGATGATACCCGCAGTATGTGCACAACAGTTTGCAAATGGACATATCTGGGTCATGCACACATGCAGCACATTGATGAGAATAGCTCCCGAGACATGGAAGCCTGTGGATGGGATGATGACTTTTGGGAAGAGATTGGTCTTCGTGACCTTGTGGATGGGCATCATTCCAAAATAG GAAGAAGTGTAGCTTTCCCTGGTCATTCCCTCGGCAACGGTCTGAGCTCTGATGCTGCAAAG GAATTGGGTCTTCCTACAGGAACCCCAGTAGGAACATCGCTGATTGATGCTCATGCTGGTGGCGTTGGAGTGATGGAAAGTGTGCCCGACTCTAAAACTAATG aatctgatgatgatgatgatgctatATGCCGGCGTATGGTGCTGGTATGTGGAACATCCACCTGTCATATGGCTGTTTCAAggagcaagttgtttatcccaGGTGTTTGGGGACCATTTTGGTCAG cGATGGTTCCTGAGTATTGGCTAACTGAAGGAGGCCAAAGTGCTACTGGTGCACTATTAGACTATATAGTTGATAATCATGCTGCGTCTTCACATCTGGCGAACCGTGCTGCTTCCCAGA ATATTTCTCTGTTTCAAATGTTGAACGACCTACTAGCACAAATGATGCGTGACATGGATTCTCCATTTATTGCTGCTTTAACGGCTGATCTACATATCCTTCCTGATTTCCACGGTAACAG ATCTCCTATTGCTGACCCAAATGCAAAAGGAATGATTTGCGGTTTAAATCTTGATACAAGTGAAAGACAGTTGGCTCTTCAATACTATGCTACTGTACAGGGCCTTGCATATGGTACACGTCATATCATAGAGCATTGCAATGAGCACGGACACAAA ATTGATACACTGCTAGCTTCTGGTGGACTTTCAAAGAATGCGTTGTTCATTCAAGAACATGCCGATATCGTtg GTTGCCCGATAATTCTTCCACGGGAAAGTGAGTCGGTGCTATTAGGTGCTGCTATTCTTGGTGCTGTTGCTGCAAAGAAATATTCTGGGCTCAGAGGGGCCATGAAGGCACTTAATGCAGCTGGCCAG GTCATTCATCCATCGGAAGACCCGAGAGTGAAGAAGTACCATGATGCCAAATACCGGATATTCAAGCAGCTTTACGAACAACAGCTCTCCCAACGTTCAATCATGGCTGAAGCGTTGTCCTAG
- the LOC122601081 gene encoding ankyrin repeat-containing protein ITN1-like: MEFCVPLYEAAITGDWEAAKLILDKRLQVVQFVITPYAAKGHVHMFEVILNKHKEILSILPDETLGTLNSSALGGNHGMTLHFYNVLEKTPLLEIEKMVVPSFRNSMNDDGETPLRYSQRITKRVFKGLKLTKDCMVVATLIITVAFAVAYTVPGGYNQETGIPIFHHDPSFLVFIIADAFSLFTSSTSLLVFLSILTSPHGQRDFLYAMPRKLMIGLVTLFMSVVGMMVRQLLCAL; the protein is encoded by the exons ATGGAGTTTTGTGTTCCATTGTATGAAGCAGCAATTACCGGTGATTGGGAAGCTGCAAAGCTCATCCTTGACAAACGTCTGCAGGTGGTACAATTTGTTATCACTCCATATG CTGCAAAAGGACATGTTCATATGTTTGAGGTAATATTGAATAAGCACAAAGAGATATTGAGCATACTCCCTGATGAAACGTTGGGCACACTCAATTCAAGTGCTTTAGGTGGAAATCATGGCATGACGTTGCATTTCTATAATGTTCTTGAGAAGACGCCCCTTTTG GAGATAGAGAAGATGGTGGTGCCTTCATTCAGAAATTCAATGAACGATGATGGTGAAACACCCTTAAGATATTCTCAGAGAATAACAAAGAGAGTTTTCAAAGGCTTGAAATTGACAAAAGATTGCATGGTGGTTGCCACCCTTATAATCACTGTGGCCTTTGCAGTTGCTTACACAGTTCCTGGTGGCTACAACCAAGAGACTGGAATTCCTATCTTTCATCATGACCCTAGTTTCTTGGTTTTCATAATAGCAGATGCATTTTCCTTATTTACTTCATCAACTTCACTCCTGGTGTTCTTGTCTATCCTCACATCTCCTCATGGTCAACGTGATTTCTTGTACGCAATGCCTAGAAAACTAATGATAGGTCTAGTCACACTATTTATGTCTGTAGTGGGCATGATGGTCCGCCAGCTTCTTTGTGCTTTATGA
- the LOC122599417 gene encoding FGGY carbohydrate kinase domain-containing protein isoform X1, with translation MTTTIATLSSPSVSVPRRSVFLGVDVGTGSARAGLFDEAGKLLGTASSPIQIWKEGDCVEQSSTDIWLAICTAVKRALSLSDVAGEQVTGMGFAATCSLVAVDSEGQPVSVSWSGDTRRNVIVWMDHRAVKQAERINSCNSPVLQYCGGSISPEMQPPKLLWVKENLQESWSMTWRWMDLSDWLSYRATGDDTRSMCTTVCKWTYLGHAHMQHIDENSSRDMEACGWDDDFWEEIGLRDLVDGHHSKIGRSVAFPGHSLGNGLSSDAAKELGLPTGTPVGTSLIDAHAGGVGVMESVPDSKTNESDDDDDAICRRMVLVCGTSTCHMAVSRSKLFIPGVWGPFWSAMVPEYWLTEGGQSATGALLDYIVDNHAASSHLANRAASQNISLFQMLNDLLAQMMRDMDSPFIAALTADLHILPDFHGNRSPIADPNAKGMICGLNLDTSERQLALQYYATVQGLAYGTRHIIEHCNEHGHKIDTLLASGGLSKNALFIQEHADIVGCPIILPRESESVLLGAAILGAVAAKKYSGLRGAMKALNAAGQVIHPSEDPRVKKYHDAKYRIFKQLYEQQLSQRSIMAEALS, from the exons ATGACGACGACCATCGCCACCCTGTCTTCTCCTTCTGTTTCTGTACCTCGTCGTTCTGTCTTCCTTGGTGTCGATGTCGGCACCGGCAGCGCTCGCGCAG GCCTTTTTGATGAGGCTGGAAAACTTCTGGGTACTGCTAGCAGCCCGATACAAATTTGGAAAGAAGGCGATTGTGTTGAG CAATCTTCAACTGATATTTGGCTTGCGATCTGCACTGCTGTTAAAAGAGCTTTATCTCTTTCTGACGTTGCTGGCGAACAAGTAACTGGGATGGGTTTTGCAGCTACATGTTCTCTTG TTGCTGTGGATTCCGAAGGTCAACCCGTGTCAGTATCCTGGAGTGGTGATACTAGAAGAAATGTGATAGTATGGATGGACCATAGAGCGGTAAAGCAAGCTGAGAGAATAAATTCCTGCAATTCACCTGTGTTACAGTACTGTGGTGGTTCGATTTCTCCTGAGATGCAGCCACCTAAG cTATTGTGGGTGAAAGAGAATTTACAAGAATCTTGGTCAATGACGTGGAGGTGGATGGATTTGAGTGATTGGTTGTCATACAG AGCAACAGGAGATGATACCCGCAGTATGTGCACAACAGTTTGCAAATGGACATATCTGGGTCATGCACACATGCAGCACATTGATGAGAATAGCTCCCGAGACATGGAAGCCTGTGGATGGGATGATGACTTTTGGGAAGAGATTGGTCTTCGTGACCTTGTGGATGGGCATCATTCCAAAATAG GAAGAAGTGTAGCTTTCCCTGGTCATTCCCTCGGCAACGGTCTGAGCTCTGATGCTGCAAAG GAATTGGGTCTTCCTACAGGAACCCCAGTAGGAACATCGCTGATTGATGCTCATGCTGGTGGCGTTGGAGTGATGGAAAGTGTGCCCGACTCTAAAACTAATG aatctgatgatgatgatgatgctatATGCCGGCGTATGGTGCTGGTATGTGGAACATCCACCTGTCATATGGCTGTTTCAAggagcaagttgtttatcccaGGTGTTTGGGGACCATTTTGGTCAG cGATGGTTCCTGAGTATTGGCTAACTGAAGGAGGCCAAAGTGCTACTGGTGCACTATTAGACTATATAGTTGATAATCATGCTGCGTCTTCACATCTGGCGAACCGTGCTGCTTCCCAGA ATATTTCTCTGTTTCAAATGTTGAACGACCTACTAGCACAAATGATGCGTGACATGGATTCTCCATTTATTGCTGCTTTAACGGCTGATCTACATATCCTTCCTGATTTCCACGGTAACAG ATCTCCTATTGCTGACCCAAATGCAAAAGGAATGATTTGCGGTTTAAATCTTGATACAAGTGAAAGACAGTTGGCTCTTCAATACTATGCTACTGTACAGGGCCTTGCATATGGTACACGTCATATCATAGAGCATTGCAATGAGCACGGACACAAA ATTGATACACTGCTAGCTTCTGGTGGACTTTCAAAGAATGCGTTGTTCATTCAAGAACATGCCGATATCGTtg GTTGCCCGATAATTCTTCCACGGGAAAGTGAGTCGGTGCTATTAGGTGCTGCTATTCTTGGTGCTGTTGCTGCAAAGAAATATTCTGGGCTCAGAGGGGCCATGAAGGCACTTAATGCAGCTGGCCAG GTCATTCATCCATCGGAAGACCCGAGAGTGAAGAAGTACCATGATGCCAAATACCGGATATTCAAGCAGCTTTACGAACAACAGCTCTCCCAACGTTCAATCATGGCTGAAGCGTTGTCCTAG